From a single Bufo bufo chromosome 9, aBufBuf1.1, whole genome shotgun sequence genomic region:
- the LDLRAD1 gene encoding low-density lipoprotein receptor class A domain-containing protein 1 isoform X1 — protein MNRTFPQRRSMDASSYGSTVSMLSRDEKDACCGCSRKCMCVISVTLLLLMIIAAAIVCAVVLAIPARTPESRYCVTSDNHTGFLCDDRITCLLPSQVCNSASDCGNGEDETTSLCSNLPDNLPGYLIFRCGNPQIWIYSNLKCNGINDCGDCSDESQALASCSSCPSNWWPCTPVLYQYCNCIPTSLCRNGVQDCVSWSDEYICP, from the exons ATGAACCGGACGTTCCCCCAG CGGAGAAGTATGGATGCCTCGTCCTATGGCTCCACAGTGTCTATGCTCTCAAGGGATGAGAAGG ATGCATGTTGTGGCTGCAGCAGAAAATGCATGTGTGTCATAAGCGTGACATTACTCCTTCTAATGATCATCGCTGCTGCCATCGTGTGTGCGGTGGTGCTCGCCATCCCTGCTCGCACCCCAG AAAGTCGCTACTGTGTCACATCGGACAACCACACCGGATTCCTATGCGATGACAGGATAACGTGTCTGCTGCCGTCTCAGGTCTGTAATTCTGCAAGTGACTGCGGCAATGGGGAGGACGAAACGACTTCACTGTGCA GTAACCTGCCTGATAATTTGCCTGGATATTTAATATTTCGATGTGGAAATCCTCAAATCTGGATATACAGCAACCTGAAATGTAATGGcattaatgattgtggagactgcTCCGATGAGTCCCAGGCCT TGGCATCCTGTTCCTCCTGTCCGAGTAATTGGTGGCCATGTACCCCAGTGCTCTACCAGTACTGCAACTGCATCCCCACTTCTTTGTGTCGCAATGGAGTCCAAGACTGTGTGAGCTGGTCTGATGAGTATATATGCCCCTGA
- the LDLRAD1 gene encoding low-density lipoprotein receptor class A domain-containing protein 1 isoform X2: protein MDASSYGSTVSMLSRDEKDACCGCSRKCMCVISVTLLLLMIIAAAIVCAVVLAIPARTPESRYCVTSDNHTGFLCDDRITCLLPSQVCNSASDCGNGEDETTSLCSNLPDNLPGYLIFRCGNPQIWIYSNLKCNGINDCGDCSDESQALASCSSCPSNWWPCTPVLYQYCNCIPTSLCRNGVQDCVSWSDEYICP, encoded by the exons ATGGATGCCTCGTCCTATGGCTCCACAGTGTCTATGCTCTCAAGGGATGAGAAGG ATGCATGTTGTGGCTGCAGCAGAAAATGCATGTGTGTCATAAGCGTGACATTACTCCTTCTAATGATCATCGCTGCTGCCATCGTGTGTGCGGTGGTGCTCGCCATCCCTGCTCGCACCCCAG AAAGTCGCTACTGTGTCACATCGGACAACCACACCGGATTCCTATGCGATGACAGGATAACGTGTCTGCTGCCGTCTCAGGTCTGTAATTCTGCAAGTGACTGCGGCAATGGGGAGGACGAAACGACTTCACTGTGCA GTAACCTGCCTGATAATTTGCCTGGATATTTAATATTTCGATGTGGAAATCCTCAAATCTGGATATACAGCAACCTGAAATGTAATGGcattaatgattgtggagactgcTCCGATGAGTCCCAGGCCT TGGCATCCTGTTCCTCCTGTCCGAGTAATTGGTGGCCATGTACCCCAGTGCTCTACCAGTACTGCAACTGCATCCCCACTTCTTTGTGTCGCAATGGAGTCCAAGACTGTGTGAGCTGGTCTGATGAGTATATATGCCCCTGA